In Papaver somniferum cultivar HN1 unplaced genomic scaffold, ASM357369v1 unplaced-scaffold_80, whole genome shotgun sequence, the following proteins share a genomic window:
- the LOC113345042 gene encoding protein HAIKU1-like, with the protein MDDDRNSNSNSNSRYNEHLGVNKLGKNIRKSPLHQPNFANNTNNKPQPPQPHVYNISKNDFRNIVQQLTGSPSQNQTQPPPPPPPRPTNNLPKQASNRLQKIRPPPLSPINRPPPPQIHNQAPQPHQPQGQGPPFKGGGANFVRPGGGQFGQQPTGDANWGGNVVAESPISAYMRYLQNSMLSPRFPQPPPPPQQQPQLPQQQPQPPQLQPPLPGLLPTPPPVPPPFPSPRGTAPPPPPFPSPRGGSGPALLPSPTSQFLLPSPTSQFLLPSPSAYMSFLSPRSSFPPVSPGFPPLTPTFFSQFSHPGVLGPGPQTPNSPGFFFPPSPSGYFPMNSPRWRDQ; encoded by the coding sequence ATGGATGATGATAGGAATAGTAATAGTAATAGTAACAGTAGATATAATGAACATTTGGGGGTGAACAAATTGGGTAAAAACATCAGGAAATCTCCATTGCATCAACCAAACTTTGCAAACAACACCAACAATAAGCCACAACCACCACAGCCACATGTTTATAACATCAGTAAGAATGatttcagaaacatagttcagCAATTAACTGGTTCGCCGTCACAGAATCaaacacaaccaccaccaccaccaccacctaggCCGACTAATAATCTTCCGAAACAAGCGAGTAATCGGTTGCAGAAGATACGTCCACCACCTTTGAGTCCGATTAATCGACCACCACCACCTCAGATTCATAACCAGGCTCCACAACCTCATCAGCCTCAGGGACAGGGTCCTCCTTTTAAAGGTGGTGGTGCTAATTTTGTTAGACCTGGTGGTGGACAATTTGGTCAACAACCTACTGGGGATGCAAATTGGGGGGGAAATGTTGTTGCTGAGTCTCCAATTTCAGCTTATATGCGGTACTTACAGAATTCCATGCTTAGTCCTAGATTTCCacaacctcctcctcctcctcaacagCAGCCTCAACTTCCTCAACAACAACCACAGCCTCCTCAACTTCAACCTCCTTTACCAGGTTTACTTCCTACACCACCACCTGTACCTCCTCCTTTTCCATCTCCAAGAGGGActgctcctcctcctcctccttttcCATCTCCGAGAGGAGGGTCTGGTCCTGCGCTTTTGCCGTCTCCAACTTCTCAATTCTTGTTGCCCTCGCCAACCTCACAATTCCTGTTGCCTTCACCAAGTGCATACATGAGCTTTTTGTCTCCGCGTTCTTCATTTCCTCCTGTATCACCTGGATTTCCTCCTCTTACTCCAACTTTCTTTTCACAATTTTCTCATCCGGGGGTTCTGGGTCCTGGGCCACAAACACCAAATTCTCCTGGGTTTTTTTTCCCACCGTCCCCTTCAGGATATTTCCCTATGAACAGTCCTAGATGGAGAGATCAATAG